From Xiphophorus hellerii strain 12219 chromosome 9, Xiphophorus_hellerii-4.1, whole genome shotgun sequence, a single genomic window includes:
- the acer1 gene encoding alkaline ceramidase 1, with protein MGGVYSSEKMADVFAYESSELDWCEDNYRYSEHVVEYFNTVSSFFFFIVAPIMLYLLHPYAKERSLAIHMVWIMMIFVGLFSAYFHMTLSFVGQMLDELSILWVLAVGYATWFPRKLFPSFIKDRSTFSRLVLLITVITSVSSFVKPTANAYALNCFGLHLLYTLAVEMRRCTDRKALRLAKLSVALWVLAISCWISDRLCCSFWQRLNFCYLHGIWHILIVMAVAYGSTLIAYLDASSEIPYSLPGLEYWPCDKWAVGFPHIVLSSSPKTQKRC; from the exons GTGTCTATTCCAGTGAAAAGATGGCCGACGTTTTTGCCTATGAGAGCTCAGAACTTGACTGGTGTGAAGACAACTACAGATACTCTGAACATGTCGTGGAGTATTTCAACACG gtcagcagctttttcttcttcattgttGCTCCTATAATGCTCTATCTGCTGCATCCCTATGCCAAGGAGAGGAGCCTGGCGATCCACATGGTCTGGATCATGATGATTTTTGTAG gaCTTTTCTCTGCATACTTCCACATGACTCTTAGCTTCGTCGGCCAGATGCTGGATGAGCTCTCCATCTTGTGGGTGTTGGCTGTAGGATATGCCACTTGGTTCCCTCGTAAACTGTTTCCCTCTTTTATCAAAGACAG GTCCACATTTTCGCGGCTCGTCCTTTTGATCACTGTCATTACTTCTGTGTCATCGTTTGTCAAACCTACAGCCAACGCCTACGCCTTAAACTGCTTTGGCCTCCACCTTCTGTACACCTTGGCTGTGGAGATGAGACG CTGCACTGACCGGAAGGCTCTACGTCTGGCCAAACTGTCGGTGGCTCTGTGGGTCCTCGCCATCTCCTGCTGGATTAGCGATCGTTTGTGCTGCAGTTTCTGGCAGCGGTTAAACTTCTGCTACCTTCATGGGATCTG GCACATTCTCATTGTGATGGCAGTAGCCTACGGCAGCACGCTGATAGCTTATCTGGATGCCAGCAGTGAAATACCTTATTCGCTGCCTGGACTGGAGTACTGGCCCTGTGATAAATGGGCCGTTGGATTCCCCCACATTGTTCTCTCCAGCTCTCCAAAGACCCAAAAACGGTGCTGA